A single genomic interval of Pseudomonadota bacterium harbors:
- a CDS encoding (2Fe-2S)-binding protein, translating to MAIQITVNGEPRTLDVDPQMPLLWAIRDHLRLTGTKFGCGIAQCGACTVHVNGQARRACVTPVGTVADQAVTTIEGLQGDEAVAVQAAWQALDTPQCGYCQSGQVMSAVALLKRQPKPTAQDIDAAMSGNVCRCATYVRIREAIHLAADRLEG from the coding sequence ATGGCCATTCAGATCACCGTGAACGGCGAGCCGCGCACGCTCGACGTCGACCCGCAAATGCCCCTCCTGTGGGCCATCCGCGATCACCTGCGCTTGACCGGCACGAAATTCGGCTGCGGCATCGCCCAGTGCGGCGCCTGCACCGTGCACGTAAACGGGCAGGCGCGCCGCGCCTGCGTCACGCCCGTAGGCACTGTCGCCGATCAGGCCGTCACCACTATCGAGGGCCTGCAAGGCGACGAGGCCGTCGCCGTGCAAGCGGCGTGGCAAGCGCTGGACACACCGCAGTGCGGCTACTGCCAGTCCGGTCAGGTGATGTCGGCAGTGGCGCTGTTGAAACGACAGCCGAAGCCCACCGCGCAGGACATCGATGCCGCCATGAGCGGCAACGTGTGCCGATGCGCCACCTACGTACGCATCCGCGAGGCCATTCACCTCGCCGCCGACAGGTTGGAGGGCTGA
- the nudC gene encoding NAD(+) diphosphatase — protein MSDAFPANVFAGGHPQRAVHRRKDDGWLRSERTVRDALFVPVCDDHTLIETEPNPRARLLRYAEITTLELQHQDRIFLGVHRSEHYFALDCPSHLAQSLCELGRLESLRRHATLVAREDAGLLAYARAMVLWHRTHRFCPRCGAPTESAEGGHMRQCTNPPCGARQFPRLDPAVIVLVSRGERCLLGRQPSWPPGRYSTVAGFVEPGEGLEDAVRREVAEETNIQVTNVRYHSSQPWPFPSSLMVGFTAEATNTEIRLNDKELEDARWFDRQQLLQQMTAIRAGRTMELSIAFRLIAHWYDQGQPGRLVGELERALGGAG, from the coding sequence ATGTCAGACGCTTTCCCAGCCAACGTGTTTGCCGGCGGACACCCGCAACGCGCCGTACACCGACGCAAGGACGACGGCTGGTTGCGCAGCGAGCGCACTGTTCGTGACGCCCTGTTCGTGCCCGTCTGCGACGATCACACGCTCATCGAAACCGAGCCGAACCCTAGGGCTCGGCTCCTGCGCTACGCCGAGATCACCACCCTCGAGCTGCAACATCAGGATCGGATATTCCTCGGCGTGCACCGCTCTGAGCACTACTTCGCCCTGGATTGCCCAAGCCACCTCGCCCAGTCCCTGTGCGAACTCGGCCGCCTAGAGTCCCTGCGTCGCCACGCCACCTTGGTCGCCCGTGAGGATGCGGGCCTGCTCGCCTACGCTCGCGCCATGGTCCTTTGGCATCGAACCCATCGCTTTTGCCCCCGCTGCGGCGCCCCCACGGAGAGTGCCGAGGGTGGCCATATGCGCCAGTGCACGAATCCCCCTTGTGGCGCCCGCCAGTTCCCACGCCTAGACCCCGCGGTGATCGTCCTTGTCAGCCGCGGCGAGCGCTGTCTTCTGGGGCGCCAGCCAAGCTGGCCGCCGGGTCGCTACTCGACGGTCGCCGGCTTTGTAGAGCCCGGCGAGGGCCTGGAGGACGCGGTGCGCCGCGAAGTGGCGGAAGAGACGAACATCCAGGTCACCAACGTGCGTTACCACTCATCCCAACCCTGGCCCTTCCCGTCCTCGCTCATGGTCGGCTTCACCGCTGAGGCAACTAACACAGAAATTCGCCTCAACGATAAAGAGCTGGAAGACGCGCGCTGGTTCGATCGCCAGCAACTGCTGCAGCAGATGACCGCCATTCGCGCTGGGCGAACGATGGAGCTTTCGATCGCCTTTCGCCTCATCGCACACTGGTACGACCAGGGGCAGCCAGGGCGCCTGGTCGGTGAGCTCGAACGCGCCCTCGGCGGGGCCGGCTGA
- a CDS encoding xanthine dehydrogenase family protein molybdopterin-binding subunit: MSSIAPPTDPSRRQFITGASTLVVGASLPLAPRLQAATGTSAEASTFVPNAFVRINEDSTVTVVVKHIEFGQGPWTGLATMVAEELDADWSQIRAEHAPANAALYANAAFGVQGTGGSTAIASSYLPMRQAGAAARAMLVSAAARAWGVSAAQITVSSGIITHEASGKQGTFGEFARLAATEEIPAEPALKSPDQFTLIGRDTRKLDTPAKTTGVATFTLDVYRPGMLTVLVAHPPRLGAKVAGVDDSAARAVPGVVDVRRISAGVAVYGQDTFSALQGRKALKITWDDTGSEKRSSAQLEQDWLATVRKGPGTLAGSHGDIEAGFGAGTKTFEAEYVFPYLAHAPMEPLDGVMELGEDGNLDVWMGSQLQTVDQGTIAAVSGMEPSKIRIHTMLAGGSFGRRAQPTSHFAAELTEAWKAHGGEAPIKLVYSREDDIQGGWYRPLTVHRLRGALDDEGNIVAWDQTIASQSILLGSPFEGLIQNGVDTTMVEGARELPYALSNMRVTAYITESPVTTLWWRSVGHTHTGYAVETFLDELLEAGGQDPVAGRLAMMSDKSPRLAGTLKRVAQMAQWGREAEAGHAFGVASVESFGSFVSQIVDVSLGADGMPKVHKVWCAVDCGVAVNPNVVTAQMEGGIGYGLGAILHNALELGPGGTVQQSNFHDYPSLRLNEMPEVEVAVMASREAPTGVGEPGVPPIGPALANAVRKLTGATPRLLPMRRSLNA; encoded by the coding sequence ATGTCATCGATCGCACCTCCCACCGACCCGTCGCGACGGCAGTTCATCACCGGCGCCAGCACGCTGGTGGTGGGCGCCAGCCTGCCCCTGGCCCCGAGACTGCAGGCCGCCACGGGCACGAGCGCTGAGGCGAGCACCTTCGTACCCAACGCTTTCGTTCGTATCAATGAGGACAGTACGGTCACAGTGGTCGTCAAGCACATTGAATTCGGTCAAGGCCCCTGGACCGGCCTCGCCACCATGGTGGCCGAAGAGCTTGACGCGGATTGGTCTCAGATCCGCGCCGAACACGCCCCGGCCAACGCAGCGCTCTACGCCAACGCCGCCTTCGGCGTGCAGGGCACGGGCGGCTCGACCGCCATCGCCTCCTCCTATCTGCCCATGCGCCAGGCTGGAGCCGCCGCGCGGGCGATGCTGGTCAGCGCCGCCGCGCGGGCCTGGGGCGTATCCGCCGCACAGATCACCGTCAGCAGCGGCATCATCACGCACGAGGCTAGCGGCAAGCAGGGCACCTTTGGCGAGTTTGCTCGCCTCGCAGCAACGGAGGAGATACCCGCCGAACCCGCCCTGAAGTCGCCAGATCAGTTCACCCTGATTGGACGGGACACGCGCAAGCTCGATACACCGGCGAAGACCACCGGCGTAGCGACCTTCACGCTGGATGTGTACCGCCCCGGCATGCTTACGGTTCTCGTGGCACATCCGCCGCGGCTCGGCGCCAAGGTCGCCGGCGTGGACGATAGCGCTGCCCGCGCCGTCCCCGGCGTGGTAGACGTTCGGCGGATCAGTGCCGGCGTCGCCGTGTACGGCCAAGACACCTTCTCCGCCTTACAGGGCCGTAAGGCTCTGAAGATCACCTGGGACGACACCGGCTCGGAGAAGCGTTCATCGGCACAGTTGGAGCAAGACTGGCTCGCCACCGTGCGCAAAGGTCCGGGAACACTCGCTGGCAGCCACGGTGATATCGAGGCCGGTTTCGGCGCCGGCACCAAGACCTTCGAGGCCGAGTACGTCTTCCCCTACTTGGCGCACGCGCCGATGGAGCCGCTCGACGGCGTAATGGAACTCGGCGAAGACGGCAACCTCGACGTGTGGATGGGGAGCCAACTGCAGACCGTCGACCAAGGGACGATCGCCGCCGTGTCCGGCATGGAGCCCTCGAAGATACGCATCCACACCATGCTTGCCGGAGGCAGCTTCGGCCGTCGCGCCCAACCCACTTCGCACTTCGCTGCAGAGCTAACCGAGGCGTGGAAGGCGCACGGCGGCGAGGCGCCAATCAAACTTGTGTACTCGCGCGAGGACGATATCCAAGGAGGCTGGTACCGCCCTCTCACGGTTCATCGCCTGCGCGGAGCCCTCGATGACGAGGGCAATATCGTCGCTTGGGATCAAACCATCGCTAGCCAGTCGATCCTCCTCGGCTCGCCCTTCGAGGGCCTGATCCAGAACGGCGTCGACACCACCATGGTAGAGGGTGCGCGGGAGCTGCCGTACGCCCTATCCAACATGCGGGTCACGGCGTATATCACCGAAAGCCCAGTCACTACCTTATGGTGGCGTTCGGTCGGTCATACGCATACGGGCTACGCGGTGGAGACCTTCCTAGACGAGCTACTAGAGGCGGGCGGCCAGGACCCAGTCGCAGGTCGACTTGCCATGATGAGCGACAAGTCGCCCCGACTTGCAGGAACGCTAAAGCGCGTCGCGCAGATGGCTCAGTGGGGGCGTGAGGCCGAAGCAGGTCATGCCTTCGGTGTCGCCTCCGTGGAGTCCTTCGGCAGCTTCGTCAGCCAGATCGTCGACGTCTCACTCGGCGCCGACGGCATGCCGAAGGTGCACAAGGTCTGGTGCGCTGTGGACTGCGGCGTGGCGGTCAATCCAAACGTCGTGACCGCCCAGATGGAAGGGGGCATTGGCTACGGACTCGGCGCCATCTTGCACAACGCTCTGGAGCTTGGCCCTGGGGGCACCGTGCAGCAGTCCAACTTCCACGACTACCCGTCCTTGCGCCTGAACGAAATGCCCGAGGTGGAGGTGGCTGTGATGGCCTCGCGCGAGGCGCCCACCGGCGTGGGTGAGCCCGGCGTCCCGCCGATCGGGCCTGCCCTCGCCAATGCCGTGCGCAAGCTAACGGGGGCGACGCCTCGCTTGCTGCCGATGCGCCGTAGCTTGAACGCTTGA
- a CDS encoding putative metalloprotease CJM1_0395 family protein, which produces MSFPINPPAELFPSPPPSSPEPPQVAPVAAASESGSAGDAGQAGVGSQGGNARREGGERPGKSLSDAREQVAGEAREVQPTLTEAEQREVRELRARDREVRAHEAAHAAAAGSLARGAPTYTYVRGPDGRQYAVGGQVLIDTSPVAGDPRATLEKAQRIRRAALAPAEPSAQDRAVAAAATQMAAQARAELNQSSASNGAEQDGATRRGLSIYAEVAGIEPPKATPASPAARGLV; this is translated from the coding sequence ATGTCGTTCCCGATCAACCCCCCCGCGGAGCTGTTTCCGAGCCCGCCGCCCAGCTCACCGGAACCGCCGCAGGTGGCCCCTGTGGCCGCGGCAAGCGAGAGCGGTAGCGCAGGCGATGCAGGTCAGGCAGGCGTCGGCAGCCAGGGTGGGAATGCGCGACGAGAAGGCGGTGAACGACCGGGGAAATCGCTCTCGGATGCGCGCGAGCAGGTCGCCGGCGAGGCTCGCGAAGTTCAGCCAACCCTGACCGAGGCGGAGCAACGCGAGGTGCGCGAATTGCGGGCAAGGGACCGCGAGGTTCGCGCGCATGAGGCCGCCCACGCGGCGGCGGCGGGCAGCTTGGCGCGGGGCGCGCCCACCTACACATACGTGCGAGGGCCGGATGGGCGACAGTACGCCGTTGGCGGTCAAGTACTGATCGATACCAGCCCAGTCGCAGGAGATCCCCGCGCTACGCTGGAGAAAGCCCAGCGCATTCGACGCGCTGCCCTGGCCCCAGCCGAGCCGTCAGCACAGGACCGGGCGGTGGCCGCCGCGGCGACGCAAATGGCCGCTCAAGCCCGCGCGGAGCTCAACCAAAGCAGCGCAAGCAACGGCGCCGAGCAGGATGGGGCCACCCGACGAGGGCTCTCGATCTACGCAGAGGTGGCGGGGATCGAGCCGCCGAAGGCCACGCCAGCCTCCCCTGCAGCTCGCGGCCTTGTTTGA
- a CDS encoding ABC transporter ATP-binding protein, translating to MKALSISGLTKTYATGLQALRGLDLDVDEGDFFALLGPNGAGKTTMIGIITSLVSKTAGSVSVFGHDIDRELELAKAQIGLVPQEINFNLFDRVQNIVVNQAGYYGIPRPQAAERAEYFLRELKLWDKRNDRARDLSGGMKRRLMIARALVHTPRLLILDEPTAGVDIEIRRSMWDFLRKINAEGTTIILTTHYLEEAETLCRNIAIIDDGQIIERDAMSSLLRKLHVETFVLDLAAPQAEAARAALGDFETRLVDECSIEIDVFQEQGKWLNDIFQALTGAGIRVPTMRNKANRLEELFVRLVEDRDRQQAKEAAGTAGTVAAEGSR from the coding sequence ATGAAAGCACTGTCGATCTCCGGCTTAACCAAGACCTACGCCACGGGCCTACAGGCGCTTCGCGGCCTCGATCTGGATGTGGATGAGGGCGATTTCTTTGCCTTACTCGGCCCGAACGGTGCCGGTAAGACCACTATGATTGGCATCATCACGTCCCTGGTCTCCAAGACAGCGGGTTCAGTCAGCGTCTTCGGCCACGACATCGATCGGGAACTCGAGCTGGCCAAGGCCCAAATCGGGCTGGTCCCCCAAGAGATCAACTTCAACCTGTTCGACCGAGTGCAGAACATCGTGGTCAACCAGGCCGGCTACTACGGCATTCCTCGCCCTCAGGCGGCGGAGCGCGCCGAGTACTTCCTGCGCGAGTTAAAGCTGTGGGATAAGCGCAACGACCGTGCGCGCGACCTATCCGGCGGTATGAAGCGTCGCCTGATGATCGCCCGCGCCCTGGTGCACACGCCGCGCCTGCTGATCCTCGACGAGCCGACGGCGGGGGTCGATATCGAGATTCGCCGATCGATGTGGGACTTTCTGCGCAAAATCAACGCAGAGGGGACCACCATTATTCTCACCACACACTACCTGGAAGAGGCGGAGACGCTCTGCCGCAACATTGCCATCATCGATGACGGGCAGATCATCGAGCGCGATGCGATGAGCAGCCTGCTGCGCAAGCTGCACGTAGAGACCTTCGTCCTCGATCTGGCTGCCCCCCAGGCCGAGGCGGCGCGTGCGGCGCTCGGCGATTTCGAAACCCGCCTCGTGGATGAGTGTTCCATCGAGATCGACGTGTTCCAAGAGCAAGGCAAATGGCTGAACGACATCTTCCAGGCACTTACGGGCGCAGGCATCCGCGTGCCGACCATGCGCAACAAGGCGAATCGCCTAGAGGAGCTGTTCGTGCGCCTCGTAGAGGACCGTGACCGTCAGCAGGCCAAGGAGGCAGCAGGGACAGCGGGGACGGTAGCCGCGGAGGGAAGCCGGTGA
- a CDS encoding AAA family ATPase, translating into MYTSYFGLREKPFSITPDPRFLYLSERHAEALAHLQYGVLESGGFIQLTGEVGTGKTTVMRVQLAKLPEQVEVAAILNPQVDLIGFLRTICHEFGITPAEQDHKSLLDALNAHLLLCHAKGKRAVLVIDEAQNLDRSVLEQIRLLTNLETETAKLLQIILIGQPELRETLARTDLRQLAQRITGRYHLGPLSAQETADYVRHRLDVAGATTDIFAPAALREVHRVSGGVPRLVNVVCDRALLGAYSKMERQVSPRLVRRASEEVQGPRINPRDGQGPGWVPLAAAAGMAAVATGLGGWWLANNGAPLPPNAVAETREARVALEPSPPPTADAFASAQTDSTRSATAIDTSDPVAAAEQAPPAPSLDELLVTYASETTTARAFDALFARWGLPGVALDQEPCDWARRERLRCEVQLGSWALLEAMNRPAILSLVDLGGERHHVVATRLEAGEIDLLIGDESYTLALNDVTPRWMGEYLLLWRPHPDADGLLRPGSRGPGVAWLRESLTSLSGESLLTSGSTTPDLYDSALTAQVRDFQREARLTVDGLAGLHTLIVLNAALEPDGVPTLSDSRATDGTSSGDSARFASGRRSSPGEQE; encoded by the coding sequence ATGTACACGAGCTATTTCGGCCTTCGTGAAAAACCGTTTTCGATCACGCCCGACCCTCGCTTCCTGTATCTCAGTGAGCGGCATGCGGAGGCGCTCGCGCATCTCCAATATGGGGTACTCGAGAGCGGAGGCTTCATTCAGCTCACGGGCGAGGTAGGCACCGGCAAGACCACAGTTATGCGGGTTCAGCTGGCCAAGCTTCCCGAGCAGGTTGAGGTCGCCGCCATTCTCAATCCGCAGGTCGATCTTATCGGGTTCCTGCGCACGATCTGCCACGAGTTCGGCATCACCCCCGCCGAGCAGGACCACAAGTCGCTGCTCGACGCCCTCAACGCTCACTTGCTCCTGTGCCATGCAAAAGGCAAGCGCGCGGTGCTCGTCATCGACGAGGCGCAGAACCTCGATCGCTCCGTACTGGAGCAGATCCGCCTGCTGACTAACCTGGAGACGGAAACGGCCAAACTCCTGCAGATCATCCTGATCGGCCAACCGGAGCTGCGCGAGACCTTGGCCCGCACAGATCTGCGCCAGCTCGCGCAGCGGATCACGGGCCGCTACCACTTAGGGCCCTTGTCGGCCCAGGAGACTGCCGACTACGTGCGCCACCGCCTGGATGTGGCCGGCGCGACCACCGACATCTTTGCGCCCGCCGCCTTGCGAGAAGTGCACCGGGTCTCCGGCGGCGTCCCGCGCCTGGTCAACGTGGTGTGCGATCGCGCCCTGCTCGGTGCTTACTCAAAGATGGAACGCCAGGTGAGCCCGCGCCTCGTACGTCGTGCGAGCGAAGAGGTGCAGGGACCGCGCATCAACCCCCGCGACGGGCAAGGGCCTGGTTGGGTGCCGCTGGCCGCCGCCGCGGGTATGGCTGCCGTGGCCACTGGCCTCGGCGGCTGGTGGCTGGCGAACAACGGTGCGCCGCTACCGCCCAACGCCGTCGCTGAGACTCGCGAGGCTAGGGTGGCGCTCGAGCCCTCTCCTCCGCCGACCGCTGACGCCTTCGCATCTGCGCAGACCGACTCGACGCGCTCGGCGACCGCCATCGACACGAGCGACCCTGTTGCGGCAGCAGAGCAAGCCCCACCTGCGCCCTCCCTGGACGAGCTGCTGGTGACCTACGCGAGCGAGACAACCACGGCACGCGCCTTCGACGCTCTGTTCGCGCGTTGGGGTCTACCTGGCGTCGCTCTGGATCAGGAGCCCTGCGACTGGGCTCGCCGAGAACGCCTGCGCTGCGAAGTCCAGCTCGGCTCTTGGGCCTTGCTGGAAGCGATGAACCGACCGGCGATCCTCTCTCTGGTCGACCTCGGCGGGGAGCGTCATCACGTCGTGGCCACACGCTTGGAGGCCGGAGAGATCGACCTGCTGATCGGCGATGAGTCGTACACGCTCGCGCTCAACGACGTAACGCCGCGGTGGATGGGTGAGTATCTGCTCCTGTGGCGCCCCCATCCGGATGCGGACGGCCTGCTGCGCCCCGGCTCGCGAGGGCCTGGCGTCGCTTGGCTTCGAGAATCACTCACCAGCCTGTCAGGAGAGTCCCTACTCACGAGCGGCTCGACCACGCCAGATCTGTACGACTCTGCGCTGACCGCGCAGGTGCGTGACTTTCAGCGGGAGGCGCGACTAACCGTGGATGGCTTGGCCGGCTTACACACCTTGATCGTGCTTAACGCCGCCCTCGAGCCTGACGGTGTCCCTACCCTATCAGACAGCCGTGCCACGGATGGCACGAGCAGTGGCGACAGTGCCCGCTTTGCGAGCGGCCGCCGATCGTCCCCTGGTGAGCAGGAGTAA
- a CDS encoding ABC transporter permease, translated as MSVATNTVGFMTIVRKEYSRIMRIWVQTIVPPVITVSMYFIIFGTLIGERIGPMAGFDYMQYIAPGLIMMSVINNSFGNVVSSFFGAKFGKHVEEMLVSPMPNWLIILGHVSGGVLRGLLVGALVTVIALLFTNLSVVNLPVTIAVVLLTAVVFSLGGFINAIFAKDFEGISIIPTFVLAPLTYLGGVFYSVDLLPSPWQEISRVNPVLYMVNAFRYGILGESDVSITTAFTIIIAFALVLYAFAIHLMRQGTGMRS; from the coding sequence GTGAGCGTAGCGACCAACACGGTCGGCTTCATGACGATCGTGCGTAAGGAGTACTCGCGCATCATGCGCATCTGGGTGCAGACGATCGTGCCGCCCGTGATCACCGTAAGCATGTACTTCATCATCTTCGGCACGCTGATCGGCGAGCGCATCGGCCCTATGGCCGGCTTCGACTACATGCAGTACATCGCGCCTGGTTTGATCATGATGTCCGTGATCAACAACTCCTTCGGTAACGTGGTCTCATCGTTTTTCGGGGCGAAGTTCGGCAAGCACGTGGAGGAGATGCTGGTCTCGCCCATGCCGAATTGGTTGATCATCTTGGGCCATGTCAGCGGGGGCGTGCTGCGCGGGCTGCTCGTGGGGGCCCTCGTGACCGTAATTGCCCTGCTGTTTACCAACTTGAGCGTGGTCAACTTGCCCGTCACCATTGCCGTGGTACTGCTCACGGCCGTCGTCTTTTCCCTCGGCGGGTTCATCAACGCCATCTTCGCCAAAGACTTCGAAGGCATCTCGATCATTCCGACCTTCGTGCTGGCGCCCCTGACGTACTTAGGCGGAGTGTTCTACTCGGTGGACCTACTGCCTTCACCCTGGCAGGAGATCTCGCGAGTGAATCCTGTGCTCTACATGGTGAATGCTTTTCGCTACGGCATCCTGGGGGAGTCTGACGTGAGCATCACCACCGCTTTTACGATCATCATCGCCTTCGCCTTAGTGCTCTACGCGTTCGCGATACACCTAATGCGCCAGGGCACGGGAATGCGCTCCTAA
- a CDS encoding DegV family protein, translating to MFDDEGQYEKHVSEAQLIDNRLRAPAINYLDGQRLARGLRAGIARVMADKDALNKINVFPVADGDTGTNIASTLGTVLVRLDESEQHAGRLLAGVADAALDGARGNSGAILAQFFQGLSDHTADLPRLDATQFAAAVKRGARYAREALSQPREGTILSVLTEYAKALSQQRQPKTGATDMRVVLQHGLAAARRALANTPKQLEVLRKSGVVDAGAKGFVDLLEGVDDYLRSGSLREQTHVADLAEADAFAAELESYEESEFRYCTECLITGDDIDRRKLREQTAAIGDSVVIAGSRRKVRLHIHTDHPDQVFELAAHQGLVSGQKADDMHTQAGLVHRKSAQKVAVLMDSAGDVPEDLIEEHNIHLVSLRVHFGETNFLDKVTLTPEELFERMKTDPQHPSTSQPSPADLRRQFDFLASHYESVLSVNVTSKASGTWQAAASAAQRATTPEKLHVLDTGNATLGQGLVAVYAAECSKAGYDLETTLTLCDAIGKRTKAYAYVRDLRYAVRGGRVPAGVKAVADMLRLTPILGNRSDGRITAVGVLAGRTRLPERLTRFLTARHASDSRLRIFVGHGDALADCEELAQRLRAAYPSHESCHQTEVGTALGVHGGPGLVVVGLQHYLPPAELAVQLGLEV from the coding sequence ATGTTCGACGACGAAGGACAGTACGAGAAACACGTGAGCGAAGCCCAACTCATCGACAATCGTCTGCGCGCGCCCGCAATCAACTACCTCGATGGTCAGCGCCTGGCGCGCGGCCTGCGCGCGGGGATTGCTCGAGTGATGGCAGACAAGGACGCATTGAACAAGATCAACGTGTTCCCGGTGGCCGATGGCGATACGGGCACTAACATCGCCTCCACCTTAGGCACAGTGCTAGTGCGCCTTGACGAGTCGGAGCAGCACGCCGGACGCCTCCTGGCAGGTGTCGCGGACGCTGCCCTCGACGGCGCGCGAGGCAACTCCGGAGCCATCCTCGCCCAGTTCTTCCAAGGGCTCTCCGACCACACGGCCGATCTCCCGCGCCTCGACGCGACGCAGTTCGCGGCCGCCGTGAAGCGCGGAGCGCGCTACGCGCGAGAAGCCTTATCTCAACCGCGTGAAGGCACCATCCTCTCCGTGCTCACCGAGTACGCGAAAGCCCTCTCGCAGCAGCGCCAACCCAAGACCGGCGCCACGGATATGCGAGTCGTCCTCCAGCACGGCCTCGCCGCCGCACGCCGCGCCCTTGCCAACACCCCGAAGCAACTCGAAGTGCTGCGCAAATCCGGCGTGGTGGATGCAGGTGCAAAGGGCTTTGTCGACTTGCTCGAAGGAGTTGACGACTACCTGCGTAGTGGATCCCTGCGCGAACAGACGCACGTGGCTGATCTCGCCGAGGCAGATGCCTTCGCAGCCGAACTGGAAAGCTATGAGGAATCTGAGTTTCGCTACTGCACCGAATGCCTGATCACCGGCGATGACATCGATCGCCGCAAATTGCGCGAGCAAACGGCTGCGATAGGCGACAGCGTGGTGATCGCAGGCAGCCGCCGCAAGGTGAGGCTGCACATCCACACGGACCATCCGGATCAGGTGTTCGAGCTCGCGGCGCACCAAGGGCTGGTGAGCGGCCAAAAGGCCGACGACATGCATACGCAAGCCGGTCTCGTCCATCGCAAATCCGCCCAAAAGGTAGCGGTGCTGATGGACAGCGCCGGCGATGTGCCTGAGGACCTGATCGAAGAGCACAACATCCACCTGGTATCGCTGCGCGTTCACTTCGGCGAGACCAACTTCCTGGATAAGGTCACGCTGACCCCGGAGGAGTTGTTCGAGCGGATGAAGACGGATCCCCAACACCCGTCCACATCGCAACCGAGCCCGGCGGATCTACGGCGGCAGTTCGACTTCCTTGCCTCGCACTACGAGTCCGTGCTCTCGGTCAACGTCACTTCGAAGGCGAGCGGCACCTGGCAGGCAGCCGCCAGCGCAGCCCAAAGGGCGACCACGCCAGAGAAGCTCCACGTTCTGGACACGGGTAACGCCACCCTCGGCCAGGGCCTCGTTGCGGTCTATGCCGCCGAGTGTTCGAAGGCCGGCTACGACCTCGAGACCACCTTGACCCTTTGCGATGCAATCGGCAAGCGAACCAAGGCCTACGCCTACGTGCGCGACCTGCGCTACGCCGTGCGCGGCGGACGCGTCCCGGCGGGTGTCAAAGCCGTTGCGGATATGCTGCGCCTAACACCTATCTTGGGAAACCGCAGCGACGGGCGTATCACGGCAGTCGGCGTGCTCGCTGGCCGCACGAGACTTCCCGAAAGATTGACTCGATTCCTCACTGCTCGCCACGCGAGCGACTCTCGCCTGCGTATCTTCGTCGGCCACGGAGACGCGCTAGCGGACTGCGAAGAGCTAGCTCAGCGCCTGCGCGCTGCCTACCCCTCGCATGAGAGCTGCCACCAGACGGAGGTGGGCACCGCCCTCGGCGTGCACGGTGGCCCCGGACTGGTCGTGGTGGGGCTCCAACACTACTTACCGCCGGCGGAACTCGCGGTGCAGCTCGGGCTCGAAGTCTGA
- a CDS encoding general secretion pathway protein GspB: MSLILDALRRAETQRHTQSQPVYSLPSGRRTRSDAVPLPQGALIGAAAGAVIIAAVAVTWTAMRTGEGGDPNAPTFAQTTPAPQTAEEVVAQPDRQRRTSTPRASRDTPREMSSLTALARADDLVVANPSTSTVPTVSAGSVQVVEARSPDAATPSSPTPGSVTPGTVVVRDLLAEEGITAGGGSITVATPAAPSPVTAQVAPAAPPPEPTRVSPSVANLASAPTQFTLNMLSTSPDPANSYVYINMRRYAIGDQTSEGAIVDDISNAGAVIRYRGQRYLLKSR; encoded by the coding sequence ATGTCACTCATTCTCGATGCCTTGCGCCGCGCCGAGACGCAGCGACACACGCAGAGCCAGCCGGTCTACTCTCTACCGAGTGGCCGCCGCACGCGCAGTGACGCCGTACCGCTGCCCCAGGGGGCGCTGATCGGAGCCGCGGCCGGCGCGGTGATCATCGCTGCTGTGGCCGTCACCTGGACAGCCATGCGAACGGGTGAGGGTGGCGACCCGAACGCCCCTACTTTCGCCCAAACCACCCCCGCCCCGCAGACGGCTGAGGAGGTCGTCGCTCAGCCCGATAGGCAAAGGCGAACGAGCACACCGAGGGCATCGCGCGACACGCCACGTGAGATGTCGAGCCTCACGGCCCTGGCAAGGGCCGATGATCTCGTGGTAGCGAACCCCAGCACATCGACTGTGCCGACGGTGAGCGCGGGCAGCGTGCAGGTGGTCGAAGCCCGCTCCCCCGACGCCGCCACCCCGAGCTCGCCAACGCCCGGCAGTGTGACGCCGGGCACGGTGGTCGTGCGCGACTTGCTCGCCGAGGAAGGCATCACGGCAGGCGGGGGGAGCATCACCGTCGCCACGCCGGCGGCGCCGTCGCCGGTTACTGCGCAAGTAGCGCCTGCGGCGCCCCCGCCGGAACCCACTCGAGTGTCGCCCAGCGTTGCCAACCTCGCCTCGGCGCCGACGCAGTTCACGCTCAACATGCTGAGCACCAGCCCGGACCCAGCGAACAGCTACGTCTATATCAACATGCGACGTTACGCGATCGGCGACCAGACCTCTGAGGGCGCGATCGTCGACGACATCAGCAACGCAGGCGCTGTCATCCGTTATCGCGGCCAGCGCTACCTGCTCAAGTCACGGTAG